TTATTTGACAAATATCTTTTATTCCAAACTCTTCATTTGGAAGATTAGATATAATTTGAGTAACTTTTTCTAATGTTTTTGAATTCAATCCCTTTGGAAGATTTAAGCTAGAAGGAGTAGAATGAATATTATCAATAGAATCTTGCTTAACTTTAGATTTATTTAAGATTTCATCTCTAGTAAAAATTTTATCTATACTAATTTTTAATCTTTCAAAATCAAATGGTTTTATTAAGTAATCAATACAACCAAATGAGAAAGCTTTTTTTATATCTTCTCCTCCATTAGCAGAAGTTATCATAATAACATCAGTGGTATAACCTAATGTTCTTATTTTCTTCAAAATTTCTATTCCATTCTCTTCACCTAAAAATACATCTAAAATAATTAAATCAACTTTATGAGTAGTTAAAAAATCTAAAGTATCTTTTTCAGTAAAAGTTCTTCCAAGAACTTTTATATTTTGAAAACTAGAAAGATACTCTTCGTTAATCATAGCTACCATTGGGTCATCTTCAACAATTAGAACATTCTTCATTTTTCACCTCTATAATAAAAGTTTTTTTAGATTCATCTCTTTCTATTCTTATATTTCCGTTATATAATTTTAATTTTTCTTGCACAAGATAGAGTCCAACACCACGATTTTTCCCCTTTGTAGAGAAACCATAATCAAATATTTTATTAAGAATATCATCTGAAATAGATTTTCCATTATCAGTAACAGATATAGAAAAAAAGCTTTTATTTTGTAATATTTGTATTTTTATAAATTTATTATCTATATTATAGTCTATAAAAGACTCTATAGAGTTTTCAATAAGATTTCCAATAATAGTACTTAGATCTTCAATAAAAAATTTTTTAGGTTTAAGCTCAAAGTTAGATTTTGAATCAAATATAAACTCTATTTTTCTTTCTTTACAAATAGCTTCTTTTCCTAAAAGTATAGCCTTTAAAAAAGGATTTTTAATTTGATTATATTTTTTAAAATCATACTCATTTAATTCTTGAGCCTCCAATATATATTTTTTAGCTAAATCTAATTTATTAATATTAATAAGTCCTAGAATTACATGAAGTCTATTCTTAAATTCATGTATGTTGGCTCTCATTCCCTCTACCAATTGATCAATACCTGTAATTTCTCTTGCATAAGAATCTACATCATCACGTGTTTCAAGTAGTAAAATATTTCCAAAATATTTTTCATCTTGGCAGATAGGAAGAATTTTTATATAGAATATATTATTATCTATTGTAATTTCTGTTCTAGTAATATTGTTCCCACCCAGTAAAGATAATGTGTGATTTAAAACTTTTTCAGGAGTAAGATATGGAAATTTTTTTAAGAATACTTGATTTACTCCTACAATTTGATTTTCTTTATTGAGAGCAATCAATCCAGATTCTAAATTATTTATAATAAGTTGTTCTTTGATATGAAGTTGAGTAATATCTTCAGGTTCTAAGCCAAATAAAGATTTTTTTACTCCTCCAGCAAAAAATATAGAAAGTATAAAAGCTATAGTTAGCGCTAATAAAAATAGTGAAGTAAAGATTATTATAGTAGAATTGTTAGAAGTTTTTATAAGGTTATCATATTTTCCAATCATTACAAAGCCAAGTACTTTGTTTTTCTCCTGTGATAAGATAGGTTCGAACCATCTAGTAGTAATACCTACAGAACCAAGCATAGTAGAAAAATATCCTTCATTTTTAAGAATTTTATCCCAGTTTACAGGATTAACAAATTTTTGACCAATTTGTTTTTTATCTAAGTGTGAATACTTTTTTCCAGTAATATCTGTTATTACTATAATATCTATATTTTGAAATAATGATATATATTTGTCTGTTTTTTTATCAATTTCAGGATTGATTATACCTGTGCTTACAGCTT
This DNA window, taken from Fusobacterium mortiferum ATCC 9817, encodes the following:
- a CDS encoding response regulator, with the translated sequence MKNVLIVEDDPMVAMINEEYLSSFQNIKVLGRTFTEKDTLDFLTTHKVDLIILDVFLGEENGIEILKKIRTLGYTTDVIMITSANGGEDIKKAFSFGCIDYLIKPFDFERLKISIDKIFTRDEILNKSKVKQDSIDNIHSTPSSLNLPKGLNSKTLEKVTQIISNLPNEEFGIKDICQITDISNVTIKKYLDYLENIKYITSFTNYGNIGRPLYLYKKIR
- a CDS encoding sensor histidine kinase; the encoded protein is MNRLNFKSKLILYVTLINFFTLIISYGIFINIKLTTNKENINSNLVEVSKLVATDDTILQAVSTGIINPEIDKKTDKYISLFQNIDIIVITDITGKKYSHLDKKQIGQKFVNPVNWDKILKNEGYFSTMLGSVGITTRWFEPILSQEKNKVLGFVMIGKYDNLIKTSNNSTIIIFTSLFLLALTIAFILSIFFAGGVKKSLFGLEPEDITQLHIKEQLIINNLESGLIALNKENQIVGVNQVFLKKFPYLTPEKVLNHTLSLLGGNNITRTEITIDNNIFYIKILPICQDEKYFGNILLLETRDDVDSYAREITGIDQLVEGMRANIHEFKNRLHVILGLININKLDLAKKYILEAQELNEYDFKKYNQIKNPFLKAILLGKEAICKERKIEFIFDSKSNFELKPKKFFIEDLSTIIGNLIENSIESFIDYNIDNKFIKIQILQNKSFFSISVTDNGKSISDDILNKIFDYGFSTKGKNRGVGLYLVQEKLKLYNGNIRIERDESKKTFIIEVKNEECSNC